One Aspergillus oryzae RIB40 DNA, chromosome 2 genomic window carries:
- a CDS encoding putative lipoate--protein ligase (lipoate-protein ligase A), translating into MRPPRRGSCLLSSLRTPTWLAPALRPVFVRYNSSFSSDQFAQLARRESSQHQIYQSFSTNPYVNLSIEHFLLENAPPDSSILFLYINQPCVVIGRNQNPWHETNLLALQNDREPITREKNDNGALLVRRRSGGGAVYHDEGNLNYSVISPRTTFTRNKHAEMVVRALHRVGATNTSVNDRHDIVMSTGQPQPRKISGSAFKLTRHRALHHGTCLLDTPNINRLGSFLRSPARDYIKAKGVESVRSPVANVSSVFVDAMMPFSIERVMASIVEEFAQMYQVDADAVRRAQRAHVLEPELYAGDTWVAGAVGESQGYGEPDIKKGIDELMSLEWKYTQTPQFIFSTYPIEDDPRERLPLPSTLPPATRVFLRLKHGAIIESHISTSGDASEASEQAARVHEALNGRKLHEITPAQWREVLLDRLGADVEDKSLVELAKFIGSKLGWDTSS; encoded by the exons ATGCGCCCCCCCCGACGAGGCTCATGCCTACTATCATCTCTCCGAACACCAACATGGTTGGCTCCAGCGCTTCGCCCTGTCTTCGTACGATATaattcctctttctcctccgaTCAGTTTGCCCAGCTCGCCAGACGCGAATCCTCCCAGCACCAGATTTATCAGTCTTTCTCAACAAACCCATATGTCAACTTATCAATTGAACATTTCCTGCTAGAAAATGCTCCACCAGACTCGAGCATCCTCTTCCTATACATCAACCAGCCATGTGTCGTGATCGGACGAAACCAAAACCCGTGGCATGAGACCAACCTCCTCGCCCTTCAGAATGATCGCGAACCAATCACCCGAGAGAAGAATGACAACGGCGCGCTTCTTGTACGCCGAAGATCCGGCGGAGGCGCCGTCTACCATGACGAAGGCAACCTGAACTACAGCGTGATCTCACCCCGGACAACATTCACCCGAAACAAGCACGCAGAGATGGTAGTGCGGGCACTGCATCGCGTCGGAGCTACAAACACAAGTGTCAACGATCGTCACGACATCGTCATGTCGACCGGACAACCACAGCCTCGAAAAATCTCCGGCTCAGCCTTCAAATTGACCAGGCATCGCGCGCTTCACCATGGAACATGTCTGTTGGACACACCAAATATCAACCGGCTGGGCTCCTTCCTGCGATCGCCGGCTCGGGACTATATCAAAGCTAAGGGTGTGGAGAGTGTTCGGTCCCCGGTGGCCAATGTCTCGTCTGTCTTTGTGGATGCTATGATGCCTTTCTCTATCGAGCGCGTCATGGCTAGTATTGTTGAGGAGTTCGCCCAGATGTATCAAGTGGATGCCGATGCTGTGCGCCGTGCGCAACGGGCTCATGTCCTTGAACCGGAGTTGTATGCGGGTGATACCTGGGTTGCGGGCGCGGTAGGGGAATCTCAGGGCTACGGAGAGCCTGATATTAAGAAGGGTATCGATGAATTGATG TCCTTGGAGTGGAAATACACCCAAACACCTcagttcatcttctccacgtACCCAATCGAAGACGATCCACGTGAAAGGCTTCCTCTACCATCCACGTTGCCGCCTGCG ACACGTGTGTTTCTCCGCCTGAAACACGGCGCTATTATCGAGAGCCATATCTCGACCTCTGGAGATGCGTCTGAAGCTTCCGAGCAGGCTGCACGCGTGCACGAGGCTTTAAACGGCCGTAAGCTCCACGAGATCACACCGGCTCAGTGGCGTGAGGTTTTGCTGGACCGACTTGGTGCTGATGTAGAG
- a CDS encoding bifunctional chorismate synthase/riboflavin reductase [NAD(P)H] ARO2 (chorismate synthase) encodes MSTWGEYFKVTTYGESHCRSVGCIVDGCPPGMELTEADVQPQMTRRRPGQSALTTPRNEKDRVEIQSGTEFGVTLGTPIGMIVRNEDQRPKDYGGSTMDLYPRPSHADFTYLEKYGVKASSGGGRSSARETIGRVAAGAIAEKYLRLSHGVEIVSFVSSVGNEHLFPPTPEHPSPATNPEFLNLIENISRETVDSFVPTRCPNQEAAARMTKVIEQFRDNQDSIGGTVTCVIRNVPVGLGEPCFDKLEAKLAHAMLSIPATKGFEIGSGFGGCEVPGSIHNDPFVVSDVETRTGTETTTKQRLTTKTNNSGGIQGGISNGASIYFRVAFKPPATIGQAQTTASYGLEEGTLEAKGRHDPCVVPRAVPIVETMSALVIMDALMAQYARESAKNLLPPLPKTIPTHPTVKPGSA; translated from the exons ATGTCGACTTGGGGTGAATACTTTAAGGTCACCAC CTACGGTGAATCCCACTGCCGCTCCGTCGGCTGCATCGTCGATGGCTGCCCTCCTGGAATGGAGCTTACTGAGGCTGATGTTCAGCCTCAAATGACCCGGAGACGTCCCGGTCAGAGCGCTTTGACGACCCCTAGAAATGAGAAGGACCGCGTGGAAATCCAGTCGGGAACGGAATTCGGTGTCACCCTCGGTACCCCAATTGGCATGATAGTCCGCAACGAGGACCAGAGACCCAAGGACTACGGTGGCAGCACAATGGACTTGTACCCTCGCCCCAGCCATGCCGACTTCACCTAcctcgaaaagtatggcgTCAAGGctagtagtggtggtggccGCAGCAGTGCTCGTGAGACAATCG GCCGTGTCGCCGCTGGAGCTATTGCTGAGAAGTACCTGCGTCTCTCCCACGGCGTTGAGATCGTCTCCTTCGTCTCCTCCGTCGGCAACGAGCacctcttccctcccaccCCTGAGCACCCCTCCCCTGCCACCAATCCCGAATTCCTGAACCTCATTGAGAACATCAGCCGCGAAACCGTCGACTCCTTCGTGCCGACCCGCTGCCCCAACCAAGAAGCCGCAGCCCGCATGACCAAAGTCATCGAGCAATTCCGCGACAACCAAGACAGCATCGGCGGCACCGTAACGTGCGTGATCCGCAACGTGCCCGTCGGACTCGGCGAGCCCTGCTTCGACAAGCTCGAAGCCAAGCTCGCGCACGCCATGCTCAGCATCCCCGCAACAAAGGGCTTCGAAATCGGCTCAGGCTTCGGCGGCTGCGAAGTGCCCGGCTCCATCCACAACGATCCCTTCGTCGTCTCGGACGTTGAAACCCGCACCGGTACCGAAACGACCACCAAGCAGCGTTTgaccaccaagaccaacaacTCCGGCGGTATCCAGGGCGGTATCTCCAACGGTGCCTCCATCTACTTCCGCGTCGCCTTCAAGCCCCCGGCCACCATCGGCCAGGCCCAAACGACCGCCTCCTACGGTCTCGAAGAGGGCACCCTCGAGGCCAAGGGCCGCCACGACCCCTGCGTCGTACCCCGTGCTGTTCCCATCGTCGAAACCATGTCCGCCCTCGTCATCATGGACGCCCTCATGGCCCAGTATGCTCGTGAGAGCGCGAAGAACTTGCTCCCTCCTCTGCCTAAGACTATTCCGACTCATCCTACGGTTAAGCCTGGCTCCGCATGA
- a CDS encoding uncharacterized protein (predicted protein), translating to MNVFVALFLVALMGCPLAQAMPINGGMAHHFQPSLSAHAGLAVGLGVGMPFLCLVAIFIWRYNKNAKREENRARDEWLRDLSLTTQRRIFWSPLETHLACHIKRPVMAEKDPGSVQKPPKCVVKDGRLLLCACHQPRTHDAEIRRAEIRHSVGAGGMYTILE from the exons ATGAACGTTTTTGTGGCTCTCTTCTTGGTGGCCCTCATGGGCTGCCCCCTCGCCCAGGCCATGCCAATCAACGGTGGCATGGCTCACCACTTTCAGCCATCTCTCTCTGCCCACGCCGGGCTAGCCGTTGGGCTCGGCGTGGGcatgccttttctttgcttggtggCCATCTTTATATGGCGCTACAACAAGAACGCCAAGCGAGAGGAGAACCGAGCCCGGGACGAGTGGCTCAGAGACCTATCTCTGACCACACAGCGAAGAATCTTCTGGTCTCCCCTGGAGACACATCTTGCCTGTCATATCAAAAGACCTGTTATGGCAGAAAAGGACCCTGGTAGCGTCCAAAAGCCACCAAAATG TGTGGTTAAGGACGGCCGTTTACTGCTGTGTGCATGTCACCAGCCCCGTACACACGACGCCGAGATTAGGCGTGCCGAGATTAGGCACAGTGTCGGGGCTGGGGGCATGTACACCATTTTGGAATGA
- a CDS encoding uncharacterized protein (predicted protein), which yields MNAFVTLLVALFLGYQVSAIPYIPSHLLYSAQYNGSMAYLLRPSANYTTEFLSLNVSQDIDSAKPQYTTLLDHAPFQLDKQTPALIPAIDQHGIVKVYVGDCHNTSGYGALWQFTPDAASSTGNGTWERIEVNGTGQSNVSPHGPNYLAAGFTYASTNITNTSFYAFGGMCPLASASEATWITAANYSQSMIALEPPKADGLTSYRISATGDRAPPIPEAGFTITPLQATYRSTSSGTLLQQQDFLMIGGQTQNAFINMSQVAVFSLPQSSWSFVTIDSTQSLGRTELAIRDSSVVEPRSGHTAVLSPDGSKVVVFGGWVGSTSIPANPQLAILELAAESTGAEWAWKIPSTRDAGVAEGTGIYGHGATMLPGGVMMIAGGYHIAQPSKRSVTGTEVNSEILLYNVTSGKWVSSYSNPGPLQPDGESRSSVSRRTGLGVGLGLGIPCVAGAAVFLWFYFRRRRVRRTRNQMLRELSLGAERSIFWSPEESHLAGSTYKPSQIMAERTGLLREIPSPTETNRLPLNARIYRPPAQCNEYRRSDGTGDMHPIDEEDEAHGAVGGDSTGLLQKMTRTELSLEGATEFATSIGRPSEGQSSEHADRTYSNISDFSRLAGHPSRGTIDNHPSHPSTGRESPEKSSSASNQSRETWSRPNSTVISHERRSSDSFSTAHTTISQRQAEGEHLLPNDPEPSSPIDLIPRPLSISKPKAEWIGNVRRVLSMTRKRPQSSGDGSVASTASGIDRRSAVLGSAGPLFDYEPESKLPRRSVSASAELFRRKQGAKDWGTGNIVSHPTGSPEAGAVVLCNGRSNGP from the exons ATGAACGCTTTCGTCACGCTTCTGGTAGCCCTGTTCCTGGGCTACCAAGTGTCTGCAATTCCATACATCCCATCCCATCTTCTGTACTCAGCGCAGTACAATGGATCCATGGCATACCTGTTACGGCCCAGTGCTAACTATACCACCGAATTCCTTTCATTGAACGTCTCCCAAGACATTGATAGCGCCAAGCCCCAATATACGACCTTACTGGACCATGCGCCATTTCAGCTTGACAAGCAAACCCCCGCCCTTATTCCGGCTATCGACCAACATGGCATCGTAAAAGTCTATGTGGGGGATTGCCATAATACTTCGGGGTATGGTGCGTTATGGCAGTTCACCCCGGATGCAGCGAGTTCCACCGGCAATGGGACATGGGAGAGAATCGAAGTCAATGGGACCGGCCAGTCGAACGTCAGCCCCCATGGACCAAATTACCTCGCGGCCGGGTTCACATACGCCTCCACCAATATAACTAACACCTCCTTCTACGCCTTCGGTGGAATGTGCCCACTCGCAAGCGCCTCCGAGGCTACCTGGATCACTGCCGCCAACTACTCTCAGTCCATGATAGCCCTGGAACCCCCCAAAGCCGATGGTCTAACGTCCTACCGCATCTCAGCCACCGGTGACCGCGCACCTCCGATCCCTGAAGCCGGGTTCACGATTACCCCGTTACAGGCAACATATAGGTCCACGTCGAGTGGCACGTTGCTACAACAACAGGATTTTCTGATGATCGGAGGCCAGACCCAAAACGCATTCATCAATATGTCCCAGGTCGCTGTCTTTTCACTCCCGCAGAGCAGCTGGAGTTTTGTCACTATTGATTCTACCCAGAGCCTAGGCCGAACGGAGCTCGCGATCCGGGATTCCTCGGTAGTGGAACCTAGGTCCGGCCATACAGCCGTCCTTTCGCCAGATGGAAGTAAGGTGGTGGTCTTTGGGGGCTGGGTTGGTAGCACCAGCATTCCTGCCAATCCACAGTTAGCTATCCTTGAACTGGCAGCAGAATCCACGGGCGCCGAATGGGCCTGGAAGATCCCGTCCACCAGAGACGCTGGGGTAGCGGAGGGAACTGGGATCTATGGACACGGCGCAACAATGCTTCCGGGCGgagtgatgatgatcgcAGGTGGTTACCATATCGCACAGCCAAGTAAACGGTCTGTGACTGGCACCGAGGTGAACTCAGAAATTCTCCTGTACAACGTTACTTCGGGTAAATGGGTTTCCTCCTACTCAAACCCCGGGCCTCTTCAGCCAGATGGTGAATCCAGATCGTCTGTATCCCGCCGAACTGGGCTTGGTGTCGGACTCGGTTTGGGTATTCCCTGTGTTGCTGGGGCGgctgtttttctttggttctACTTCCGGCGACGACGAGTACGCCGGACTCGAAACCAGATGCTCCGCGAACTATCCTTGGGCGCAGAACGATCTATCTTCTGGAGCCCAGAAGAGTCCCATCTGGCCGGCAGTACTTACAAGCCTTCACAGATTATGGCTGAAAGAACAGGCCTTTTAAGAGAAATCCCTAGCCCCACTGAAACCAATCGGCTGCCTCTGAATGCGAGAATATACAGACCTCCGGCACAATGCAATGAGTATAGGCGAAGCGACGGGACCGGTGACATGCACCCgattgacgaagaagatgaggcaCATGGTGCAGTAGGTGGAGATAGCACCGGTTTATTGCAAAAGATGACTCGTACAGAGCTTTCCCTTGAGGGAGCCACAGAATTTGCAACGAGCATCGGTCGACCCAGCGAGGGACAATCTTCAGAGCACGCCGACAGAACATATTCAAACATTTCAGACTTCTCGAGGTTGGCAGGCCATCCATCTCGCGGCACCATCGACAACCATCCGAGCCATCCAAGCACTGGGCGTGAATCCCCGGAAAAGTCGAGTTCTGCATCGAACCAGAGTCGGGAGACATGGAGCCGACCTAACAGTACCGTGATCTCCCATGAACGCCGGTCTTCTGATTCATTTTCAACTGCCCATACGACGATCTCACAACGGCAAGCAGAAGGCGAACATCTACTGCCAAATGACCCTGAACCTTCCTCTCCGATTGACCTGATACCACGGcctctctccatctccaaacCGAAGGCTGAGTGGATCGGCAACGTCCGACGAGTGCTCTCTATGACTCGAAAGCGGCCTCAGTCATCTGGGGATGGCAGTGTCGCTTCTACAGCTTCGGGCATCGACAGGAGGAGTGCCGTGCTTGGATCCGCAGGGCCTCTGTTCGATTATGAACCGGAGTCCAAGCTGCCTCGGCGATCCGTCAGTGCCTCAGCGGAACTATTTCGACGCAAACAGGGTGCTAAAGACTGGGGAACGGGCAATATTGTTTCTC ACCCTACGGGGTCCCCCGAGGCAGGTGCTGTCGTTCTATGCAATGGAAGGAGCAATGGGCCATAG
- a CDS encoding uncharacterized protein (predicted protein), with product MWLHRSGYHPPNETMAIHCRRRYRLLPSKNPNPNMPPPDPSLWIVHYSRAPPTEHIPANRIHVLPQVQSMLGQRRFLQSQGQLARKDFMLHDRNNWPTINFPPQVAPQGFAQVPPAYPSAMVGRQPFYPQPGSGVPAPAGGAPAKAPRGHRASSAAVNAATADFALEDEDVSAGDMMDLLTPREVSKMRYQQHHEWMEEIFASPYAISQITPVSLGLGRKGELESLTAGFFDAPSGPTSGESKDAADSAQATKMEPAKAEEFADRVAKKVADMTAEIEKLKKRHARRMEKFNRTSLLKDAELRLREAAADPNATGTEIWRLEGRIEIPSEGDETQTPPASEPKAKYRVDDVVKELETSWKKQIVPEPKVSCVQKGGLLEKIEPEQKLEAPADGDIDMGHADSHLLDQFGSPPPSGPVQGSAPIAQELAAPAHVPGVSEVPGINAPAPLQTTAAVPQQSVTMSGMDVEMDMGNAPPANTAAGETGDWVMVNDEKKDQGDKPAVGDAPLHGIETPGSGLQGLTPGNTGGDTGLDGANFDFTNMDSAGDALAAYTEQNEVLDLPDLENSAFGDAFHASDNENTHHHDADDMA from the coding sequence ATGTGGCTGCACCGCAGTGGCTACCACCCGCCAAACGAGACAATGGCGATCCATTGCCGCAGACGCTACCGGTTGCTGCCTTCGAAGAACCCCAACCCGAACATGCCCCCGCCCGACCCGTCGTTATGGATCGTTCACTACTCAAGAGCACCTCCTACCGAGCATATTCCGGCCAATAGAATTCATGTGCTCCCTCAAGTCCAAAGCATGCTCGGCCAACGTCGTTTCCTGCAAAGCCAAGGCCAGCTTGCCCGCAAAGACTTTATGCTGCACGACCGCAATAACTGGCCGACGATCAATTTCCCCCCACAGGTTGCCCCCCAGGGTTTCGCGCAAGTTCCACCGGCATACCCGAGTGCTATGGTCGGCCGTCAACCGTTCTATCCCCAGCCTGGTTCAGGTGTGCCCGCGCCGGCAGGAGGAGCACCGGCCAAGGCGCCCCGCGGACACCGCGCTTCGTCGGCTGCAGTGAATGCTGCCACTGCCGATTTTGCTctcgaggatgaggatgtttCCGCAGGCGATATGATGGATCTTCTTACCCCACGGGAAGTGAGTAAGAtgagatatcaacaacaccatGAATGGATGGAAGAGATCTTTGCTTCACCGTACGCCATTAGCCAGATTACCCCCGTCTCTCTTGGGTTGGGTCGCAAAGGGGAGTTGGAGTCGTTGACggcgggcttcttcgatgcGCCTTCCGGACCTACTAGTGGGGAATCTAAAGATGCGGCCGATTCTGCCCAGGCTACCAAAATGGAGCCTGCGAAGGCGGAGGAGTTTGCCGATCGTGTtgcgaagaaggtggcggaCATGACTGCggagattgagaagctgaagaagcggCATGCGCGCCGGATGGAGAAGTTTAACCGTACCTCATTGCTTAAAGACGCGGAACTCCGACTCCGGGAAGCGGCGGCAGATCCGAACGCCACGGGGACTGAAATTTGGAGACTGGAAGGCCGCATTGAGATCCCCAGCGAAGGCGATGAGACTCAAACACCACCTGCTTCCGAGCCTAAGGCTAAGTATAGGGTGGATGACGTGGTCAAGGAGTTGGAAACCTCGTGGAAAAAGCAGATTGTGCCTGAGCCCAAGGTTTCTTGCGTCCAAAAAGGTGGCCTGTTAGAAAAGATTGAACCTGAACAGAAGCTAGAGGCTCCTGCAGATGGCGATATCGACATGGGGCACGCAGATAGCCATCTTCTCGATCAGTTTGGctctccacctccctccGGCCCCGTTCAAGGAAGTGCGCCCATCGCTCAAGAACTAGCAGCGCCGGCACATGTACCAGGTGTCTCTGAGGTCCCTGGTATCAATGCTCCTGCGCCGCTGCAGACAACAGCTGCTGTGCCCCAGCAAAGTGTGACGATGTCCGGTATGGACGTTGAGATGGACATGGGCAATGCACCGCCCGCGAATACCGCCGCGGGTGAAACTGGGGATTGGGTGATGGTCAacgacgagaagaaggaccaAGGCGACAAGCCTGCCGTTGGTGATGCCCCTCTTCATGGGATTGAAACGCCAGGTAGCGGACTACAGGGGTTGACGCCTGGAAACACAGGGGGGGACACTGGTCTGGACGGGGCCAACTTTGACTTTACTAATATGGACAGTGCGGGCGATGCACTGGCGGCCTATACGGAGCAGAACGAAGTGCTAGATCTTCCGGACCTGGAAAACTCGGCGTTCGGGGACGCATTCCACGCGTCCGATAATGAAAACACCCACCATCATGATGCAGATGACATGGCTTAA
- a CDS encoding uncharacterized protein (predicted protein), translated as MAENLGQDALDIPHRIVNVKDFSRSHDPYIRALPHFTNSRTSNFRVAFAKAFARCVHSFHCLFPTLPHMHLVSRHRFPLMHMMPTDTVVEYLLGAPKIVREAQPMHWTFLDGPQDGTVMLTWQPLNHLGTNFASDGYVWADVEQAFTFEARGYVGRPDL; from the exons ATGGCCGAAAATTTGGGCCAAGATGCACTTGATATACCCCATAGGATTGTTAATGTCAAGGACTTTAGCCGTAGTCACGATCCATACATCCGTGCGCTTCCCCACTTTACCAACTCAA GAACCTCAAATTTCCGCGTCGCGTTCGCAAAGGCATTTGCTCGTTGCGTCCATTCATTTCACTGTCTCTTTCCGACC CTGCCGCATATGCACCTGGTGTCGCGACACCGATTCCCGCTGATGCATATGATGCCCACCGACACCGTTGTCGAATACCTCCTTGGCGCGCCTAAGATTGTACGGGAGGCGCAGCCGATGCATTGGACTTTCTTGGATGGACCTCAAGATGGGACTGTCATGCTCACCTGGCAGCCCCTGAACCATTTAGGAACGAACTTCGCCAGTGATGGTTACGTGTGGGCCGATGTCGAACAGGCCTTCACCTTCGAAGCTCGCGGCTACGTAGGTAGACCCGATCTCTAA
- a CDS encoding putative MFS transporter (predicted protein): MGFTSINAQGLTAPPYFASFLVTIATTWIADRLQQRGLMLVILSLIGAVGYVLLAVCTSVGARYAGVFLAAIGVFPCIANILPWALNNQGSDSRRGMGIVILNIIGQCGPFLGTNVFPESDGPRYIRGQSICAAFMFFTMILALTLRTLLVWENRRLDKQHGTQAEREARGWNKGENVAEENYGAGFRYVL, encoded by the exons ATGGGGTTCACTTCGATCAACGCCCAAGGGCTTACGGCTCCGCCCTATTTcgcttctttcttggtcaCGATTGCCACCACCTGGATTGCTGATCGATTGCAACAACGTGGCTTGATGCTTGTAATCCTGTCTCTGATCGGAGCTGTTGGCTATGTTCTCCTTGCCGTCTGCACGTCAGTTGGCGCGCGTTACGCAGGCGTGTTCCTCGCTGCTATAGGTGTTTTCCCTTGCATCGCAAATATTCTCCCGTGGGCTCTCA ATAACCAAGGCTCGGATTCACGACGTGGAATGGGTATTGtcatcctcaatatcatcggCCAATGCGGGCCCTTTCTGGGAACAAACGTATTCCCAGAAAGCGACGGACCGCGCTACATCCGCGGACAATCCATTTGTGCAGCCTTCATGTTCTTCACCATGATTCTGGCGCTCACTCTACGAACCCTTCTGGTATGGGAGAACCGCCGCTTAGACAAGCAGCATGGTACGCAGGCCGAGAGGGAAGCGCGGGGATGGAATAAAGGGGAAAACGTCGCAGAAGAAAACTATGGAGCTGGATTCCGGTACGTGCTATAG
- a CDS encoding retrograde regulation protein 2 (predicted protein), with the protein MAYASESNAYLYGIVDMGSNGIRFSITDIPPHTARTMPTVYQDRAGISLYDAQFSGGSRGPIPQDIIEQVVDRLVQFQITCYDFGVPPQNIYVLATEATRTAPNSEEFRARIKDRTGWEVRLLSKEDEGRIGALGIASSASSAAGLAMDLGGGSTQITWVVEKDGVVTTSPKGSFSFPYGAAALTKRLEQAKAEGKKAEKALKQEMIKNFQEAYRALEVPEFLLETAKSLGRFDLYLCGGGFRGWGYVLMKQHKVDPYPIPIINGFRVRREDFHDTVSVLNSVSDSDEKIFGVSKRRASQIPAVAVLVNVIMDALPDITHIQFCQGGVREGFLFDLMPQEIRAQDPLLAASLPYASPSNAAIRGLLTAALPSTSSPMESRHAPVSFTPQLLGALANLLFAHSRVPRESRSAVALHSTTTGILASVNTLSHTERALIALILCERWAGDLAPTDEEFHRQLSRCVSKQEAWWCQYLGRVATLIGDVHPSGRVSDMHWRIRLETEWESIVKKKDECDMLRLKVKCNNDVAVAAFSLDSLQERAEKVEKVGKKKNWIKDYGVRVGVTIIC; encoded by the exons ATGGCCTATGCATCAGAAAGCAATGCCTATCTTTATGGGATCGTGGATATGGGGAG CAATGGAATCCGCTTCTCCATCACCGACATTCCACCCCATACAGCTCGGACAATGCCCACAGTTTACCAGGACCGAGCGGGCATTTCTCTCTACGATGCCCAGTTCTCCGGTGGCTCGCGGGGCCCCATCCCGCAGGACATTATAGAGCAGGTGGTGGACCGATTGGTCCAGTTCCAGATTACGTGTTATGATTTTGGGGTTCCTCCACAGAATATTTATGTGCTTGCTACGGAGGCGACGCGGACCGCGCCAAATTCTGAGGAATTCCGTGCGCGGATCAAGGACCGGACGGGGTGGGAGGTGCGTCTGCTGTCTaaggaggatgaggggaGGATTGGGGCGCTGGGGATCGCTAGCAGTGCTTCCTCTGCAGCTGGGCTGGCGATGGATCTGGGTGGTGGCAGTACGCAGATTACGTGGGTTGTTGAGAAGGATGGGGTGGTTACTACCAGTCCCAAGGGTTCGTTCAGTTTCCCTTACGGGGCAGCGGCGTTGACGAAGCGGTTGGAGCAGGCGAAGgctgaagggaagaaagcagagaaggcattgaagcAGGAAATGATCAAGAACTTCCAAGAGGCGTATCGGGCTCTTGAAGTTCCTGAGTTTCTGCTAGAGACGGCGAAGTCGCTGGGAAGGTTTGATTTGTACCTCTGTGGAGGTGGGTTCAGGGGTTGGGGCTACGTGCTCATGAAGCAGCATAAGGTTGATCCTTATCCGATTCCCATCATTAATGGGTTTCGGGTGCGCAGAGAAGACTTCCATGATACTGTTTCTGTGTTGAATTCGGTCTCCGACTCCGATGAGAAGATATTCGGTGTTTCGAAGCGACGGGCTTCACAGATCCCTGCAGTGGCTGtcctggtcaatgtcatAATGGACGCCTTGCCGGATATTACACACATCCAGTTCTGCCAGGGAGGTGTCCGGGAGGGTTTCCTCTTCGACCTGATGCCCCAGGAGATTCGTGCACAAGATCCGCTGCTGGCGGCAAGCTTGCCATATGCGTCTCCATCCAATGCAGCGATTAGAGGACTACTGACTGCCGCGTTGCCTTCGACGTCTTCGCCCATGGAATCTCGTCATGCACCAGTTTCATTCACCCCTCAATTACTTGGTGCGCTCGCAAACTTGCTTTTTGCCCATTCCCGAGTGCCGCGCGAATCGCGTTCGGCTGTCGCATTGCATAGTACTACGACCGGAATCCTAGCTTCGGTAAATACACTATCACACACCGAACGTGCCCTGATTGCCTTGATACTCTGTGAGCGCTGGGCAGGGGACCTTGCACCCACCGATGAAGAATTTCACCGGCAATTGAGCCGGTGTGTCTCTAAGCAGGAGGCATGGTGGTGTCAGTACTTGGGTCGGGTAGCGACCCTAATTGGAGACGTGCATCCATCCGGCCGCGTGTCGGACATGCATTGGAGGATCCGATTGGAAACTGAATGGGAATCcattgtgaagaagaaagacgagTGCGATATGCTGCGTCTCAAAGTGAAATGCAACAACGATGTGGCTGTCGCCGCGTTCTCTCTTGACAGCTTACAGGAAAGGGCGGAGAAAGTCGAGAAAGtcggaaagaaaaagaactgGATCAAGGATTATGGAGTGCGAGTGGGGGTAACGATTATTTGCTAA